The window TTCCTTGAGCTTGAAAGAAACCAATTCGTATCAGTGCTGGGACCCAGCGGATGCGGCAAGAGCACTTTATTTAATATTATTTCAGGGCTTGAGGAACCTGACCATGGAAAGATAATAATTGATGGAAAAGTGTATAATGGAAAGACAGGAAGAGTAAGCTATATGCACCAGAAAGACCTTCTTCTGCCCTGGAATAATATACTGGACAATGTATGCCTTCCCTTGTATATCAAAGGAGAAGAAAAGGCCAGCGCTCACCGGAAAGCAAAAAAACATATCCCTGATTTTGGGCTTGAGGGCTTCGAAAATAATTACCCCTTCCAGCTTTCCGGAGGGATGAGGCAGAGAGCAGCTTTGCTTCGAACCTATCTCTTTGCCCAGGATATAATGCTATTGGATGAGCCTTTTGGCAATTTGGATGCTATAACCCGCAGGAAGATGCAGGACTGGCTGTTAGGGCTCTTTGACAAGCTTGATGCATCGGTTTTGTTTATAACCCATGATATAGACGAAGCCATATTCCTTTCTGACCGGATATACCTGCTTTCAAAAAGGCCGGCAGTAGTAAGAAAGGTATTCGATATAGACATAAAGAGACCCCGGAATACAGATATACTTACCTCGCCGGAGTTCAACAAATTAAAAGAAGAGATTATAAAATTACTGTAAGGAGGATTATATGATTGCATTACAAATAAGCCTGTACCCGGTGGGACAGGAAGAAATCAAGGCTGCGCTGGACGCATTCTGGGAAAGTCTTTCCGGGCAAAATGTAAAATACAAGATTACCCCCCTGAGTACTATCACCTGGTCCGAAGATGAAGACTTCTTGTACCAATCTGTTTTCAAGGCTTACCGTAAGGCCAGGAAATTCGGCCATGCAGTTATGGTAACTACTCTAACTACCGGAAACCAGCAGGAGATTGAACAACTACTGGATTTTATGCCCTAACCGATACTTTTTAGGCTGGAAATTCGGCCTGCAGTGGTGGGCTCAGAAATGTTGTCAGGGTTAAATACAATACCCAGGAATTGGTGCCTATCCCCTGGCAGATAATAGATCTTGCTCAAACCTGGTTAAACTGCCCCCCATTTATGTTTTTACTTTTTTAGAACCATAATTATAGTTATATAAACAAGGATTATACTACGGGCTTGTTTATTGGTTTTAAAACAGAAGTTTATTATTCCCGGTCAGGGAAGCCTGGCTCTGGGATTTTTTAAGAACTGACCTTTTTGATGGGGGCATAACTGGCCAGCAAATGTTTTATTCCCACGCGGTCAAAATCCACATCTATTTCCATATCCTGGGCCAGCTGTTTAACCTTCAGGACCCGGCCGGTTCCCCACAGTTTGTGTTCTATGACTTCTCCCTGACTCACCTCAATGGGAGTTTTCTCTGGCTGGATACCTAAAGGTATCTTCTTTTTAGTTTCATCTTCAACCAGATGCTCTGGTATCTCTTTTAGGAATCTGGATATGGTACTGTACCTGGTATCTCCATAGATGCTATGGGTCTGGGCTGAAGACAAGAACAGCTTCTCTTTGGCCCTGGTCATCCCCACATAGCACAGCCTCCTCTCCTCTTCCAGTTGATCCATATTGGCCATACTCCTTGAATGGGGGAATATACCTTCTTCCATGCCGATTATAAATACAACCGGAAACTCCAGCCCTTTGGCATTATGCAGGGTCATAAGCACCACCGCATCTGAATCCTGGTCGTAATTATCAATATCGGTCAGCAGGGAGATTTCTTCTAGAAAAGCAGTAAGTTTTTCAAATCCCCGGCCTTCAGACCTTTGCTCAAACTCCCTGGCAACCGTAAGCAATTCCTTGAGGTTGTCTATACGGTTTAATGAATCTATGGTTTTTTCTACCTTGAGGTTTTTCATATAACCGGTATCCATCCATATCTTTTCCAGCAGAGAGTCCAGGGTCCCCTCTCCGGCAAAATCCCTGAGACCGGCCATAAAAGAAATAAAAGAAACTATCCTTTTTATTACTCCTGAAGAAAGGGAGTCATTCTCTTCACATCGATAAAATGCCTCACAGAAAGTAATATGGTTTTTTTGTGCAAACCCTTCTACTGTCTCCAGGGTTCTTTTCCCAATTTTACGGGAGGGGACATTAACTATCCTTATCAGGCTGATAATGTCGGAGGGATTGGCTATGAGTTTAAGGTATGCCAGCATATCCTTTATCTCCCTGCGGTCGTAGAAACGTACTCCTCCAAAAATCTTATAGGGGACATTGCCTTTTATAAACTGCTCTTCAACCGCCCTGGACTGGGCATTGGTCCTGTAGAAAATGGCAAAATCCCTATAACTTTTACCTTCATTTTTTATATACTGGTTAATCCTGGAAAGGATATAGGATACCTCCTGCTTTTCATTGGGCGCCTTGTATCTGGATACCAGGCTGCCTCTGGGGTTCTGGGTCCATAATTTTTTTTCTTTTCTGCTTTCATTATTTTTTATCAGGCCATAAGCTGCATCCAGTATATTCTGGGTGGAGCGGTAATTTTGTTCAAGCTTTATTACCTCAGTATTGGAAAATTGGCGGTCAAACTCTATTATGTTCTTAATCTCTGCTCCCCTCCAGCTATAGATGCTCTGGTCATCATCTCCAACCACGCATAACCTTTTATGCCTTTCTGAAAGCAGCAGTATTATCTGATTCTGGGCCCGGTTGGTATCCTGGAACTCATCTACCAGTATATACTGAAATTTATCCTGGTATTTTTCCTTAACCTGGGGAAACAGTTTCAGTATATCCACCATATACACCAGCAAATCATCAAAGTCCAGAGCACTGGCCTTATACAACTTATCCTGATAAGAAGAATATATTTTAGCAGCCTGCTTTTCAAAATAGTCGGTGGCCCTGCTGGAAAAAGTCTCATAGTCAACCAGCCGGTTCTTGGCATCGCTAATAACCGAAGACACCGCTTTAGGGGAAAACCTTTTCAGGTCCATGTCCAGCTCTTTTATGCACCGGGCAATAAGTTTTAAGCTGTCATCCTGATCATATATAACAAAATTTGAAGAGATCCCCAGCCTGGAGATCTCGCTCCTCAAGACCCTGGCGCAAAAAGAGTGAAAGGTGCTAACCCACATAGTCTCACCAACTCTTCCCACCAGCTGGATAACCCGCCTTTTCATTTCCCTGGCTGCCTTGTTGGTAAAAGTTATGGCCAGAATATTAAAAGGATCTACTGCCTTATGTTTGATTAGATAGGCAATCCTGTAGGTCAGTACCCTGGTCTTTCCGCTGCCTGCACCGGCAATCACCAATAGCGGCCCCTCGGTATTGGTAACAGCTTGAATCTGCTGGGGGTTAAGGTATTTGTCTAAATCCAAATTTGTTCAGCTACCTTATTTTCTTATTGAATATTTCAGCAATTTTAGTAACCTGGCGGAGCATTTCCTTAAGCTCTTTGGGAGTCAAAGCCTGCTGTCCGTCACAGAGCGCCTTTTCCGGATTATTGTGGGACTCTACAATAAGACCGTCGGCACCTACGGCTACCGCCGCCCTGCTCATGGGGATAACCAAATCGCTTTGCCCTACCGCATGGCTGGGATCAACAATTATAGGAAGCTTGCTCAGCTTCTTTATAACCGGAATAGCTGATAGATCCAGGGTAAACCGGGTATCCGTTTCAAAGGTACGGATTCCCCTTTCGCACAATACAACTTCACAATTTCCCCACTGGGTAATGTATTCTACTGCCAGCAGCCATTCCTTTATAGTGGAAGCCCATCCTCTTTTAAGTATAACCGGCATATTCCTCTCATTGGCCACTTTCCCCACCTTCTTCAGAAGTGCAAAATTGGACATGTTCCTGGTTCCTATCTGCAACACATCCACATAGTCGGCCACTTCTTCCACATTAGCGGCATCAGTAACTTCAGTCACTACTTTTAGGCCGTATTTATCCCCCGCTTTCCTCAGGAACTGCAAACCCTTTTCTTCCAATCCCTGAAAGCTATAAGGAGATGTACGGGGCTTATAGGCTCCTCCGCGCATAAAGTTTAAGCCGCTATCCTTGACTACCTTAGCTATAGCATCAAGCTGCTGCCAGCTTTCTACAGCACAGGGACCGGCTATCACCGTAACATAATTCTTTTGTATAAGCTTTTTATTGTTGTTATCCATTAAAATAATAAATATGAAAAAATAATAAAGAAATTTTAATCATTATAAAAAAACCTGCTAATATTTCAAACAGTATTAAAGATTTTCATCCTTTTCCAATATCTGCACATTACGCAATATTGATTCAAAAATCTGTACAATATTGTCATTATACAACGGGCCCTGGTTGTATTTAACAATATTGTTGACAAGTTCTTCTTCCCTCTTGGCATCATAAAGGGGTACTCCCTCTTTTTCCTTAAGCCTTTTTACCGCCAGCACTACCTTGGCCCTTTGGTTAAGGCTGTCTACTATATTTTTATCTATCCGGTTTATTTCTTCCCGATACTGTTTTAATTTTTTATGAAACTCATCCATACTTTTTCTCCTTAAATAATATCTATTCCCATTCTATTGTGCTTGGGGGCTTGGAACTTATATCATATACCACCCGGTTAACTCCTTCA of the Actinomycetes bacterium genome contains:
- a CDS encoding chorismate mutase — its product is MDEFHKKLKQYREEINRIDKNIVDSLNQRAKVVLAVKRLKEKEGVPLYDAKREEELVNNIVKYNQGPLYNDNIVQIFESILRNVQILEKDENL
- a CDS encoding UvrD-helicase domain-containing protein; amino-acid sequence: MDLDKYLNPQQIQAVTNTEGPLLVIAGAGSGKTRVLTYRIAYLIKHKAVDPFNILAITFTNKAAREMKRRVIQLVGRVGETMWVSTFHSFCARVLRSEISRLGISSNFVIYDQDDSLKLIARCIKELDMDLKRFSPKAVSSVISDAKNRLVDYETFSSRATDYFEKQAAKIYSSYQDKLYKASALDFDDLLVYMVDILKLFPQVKEKYQDKFQYILVDEFQDTNRAQNQIILLLSERHKRLCVVGDDDQSIYSWRGAEIKNIIEFDRQFSNTEVIKLEQNYRSTQNILDAAYGLIKNNESRKEKKLWTQNPRGSLVSRYKAPNEKQEVSYILSRINQYIKNEGKSYRDFAIFYRTNAQSRAVEEQFIKGNVPYKIFGGVRFYDRREIKDMLAYLKLIANPSDIISLIRIVNVPSRKIGKRTLETVEGFAQKNHITFCEAFYRCEENDSLSSGVIKRIVSFISFMAGLRDFAGEGTLDSLLEKIWMDTGYMKNLKVEKTIDSLNRIDNLKELLTVAREFEQRSEGRGFEKLTAFLEEISLLTDIDNYDQDSDAVVLMTLHNAKGLEFPVVFIIGMEEGIFPHSRSMANMDQLEEERRLCYVGMTRAKEKLFLSSAQTHSIYGDTRYSTISRFLKEIPEHLVEDETKKKIPLGIQPEKTPIEVSQGEVIEHKLWGTGRVLKVKQLAQDMEIDVDFDRVGIKHLLASYAPIKKVSS
- the aroF gene encoding 3-deoxy-7-phosphoheptulonate synthase; amino-acid sequence: MDNNNKKLIQKNYVTVIAGPCAVESWQQLDAIAKVVKDSGLNFMRGGAYKPRTSPYSFQGLEEKGLQFLRKAGDKYGLKVVTEVTDAANVEEVADYVDVLQIGTRNMSNFALLKKVGKVANERNMPVILKRGWASTIKEWLLAVEYITQWGNCEVVLCERGIRTFETDTRFTLDLSAIPVIKKLSKLPIIVDPSHAVGQSDLVIPMSRAAVAVGADGLIVESHNNPEKALCDGQQALTPKELKEMLRQVTKIAEIFNKKIR
- a CDS encoding ABC transporter ATP-binding protein; its protein translation is MENNKVLEVIDVEKSYPGLHTLENIFLELERNQFVSVLGPSGCGKSTLFNIISGLEEPDHGKIIIDGKVYNGKTGRVSYMHQKDLLLPWNNILDNVCLPLYIKGEEKASAHRKAKKHIPDFGLEGFENNYPFQLSGGMRQRAALLRTYLFAQDIMLLDEPFGNLDAITRRKMQDWLLGLFDKLDASVLFITHDIDEAIFLSDRIYLLSKRPAVVRKVFDIDIKRPRNTDILTSPEFNKLKEEIIKLL